The stretch of DNA CCTGTCTAATTTGGAGTTGAAGCAGAGTGGCAATTTAACTTGTCGCTATATCACGCATATTTATATTGAAAATATAGTTAAATATCATTCAGGTTATTCCTTTTAGCAGTTCCAGTCTCTATAATTACCCGCTTTCTGACATTCATGTCTATAGTTACTTTGTGCGAAGTAACACCTATATATAACAAGAGGACATAACTGTGCTTCAAGAATATCGTAAACATGTTGAAGAACGTGCCGCCGAAGGTATCGTTCCTAAGCCACTAGATGCAGCTCAAGTAGCTGACTTAGTAGAGCTAATTAAAAACCCGCCTGCAGGCGAAGAAGAATTCATTTTAGACCTTTTATCAAATCGCGTACCTCCAGGTGTTGACGATGCAGCATATGTTAAAGCGGGCTTTTTAGCCGCTGTTGCAAAAGGTGAAGCTAGTTCTCCAATCCTTAGCGCTGACAAAGCGACTGAGTTATTAGGAACAATGCTAGGTGGTTACAATATCCAGCCAATGATTGACTTGCTAGATGATGCGAAACTTGCAGAAACAGCAGCAACAGGCCTTAAGAAAACATTGTTAATGTTTGACGCATTCTTCGATGTTAAAGATAAAGCTGATGCTGGCAATGAAACAGCAAAATCGGTTTTAGAGTCTTGGGCAAATGCAGAATGGTTCCTAAATAAGCCAAAAGTTGCAGAAAAAATCACAGTTAAAGTATTTAAAGTAACTGGCGAAACAAACACTGATGACCTATCTCCTGCGCCAGATGCATGGTCTCGTCCGGATATTCCACTACACGCAACAGCAATGTTGAAGATGGAACGTGAAGGTATTAATCCTGATCAGCCTGGCACTATCGGTCCAATCGAACAAATTAAACAACTTCAAGAAGATGGTATCCCACTAGCGTATGTTGGTGATGTTGTTGGTACAGGTTCTTCTCGTAAGTCAGCAACTAACTCAGTGTTATGGTTCATGGGTGATGATATTCCTCACGTACCAAACAAACGTGCTGGTGGTGTTTGTTTAGGCGGTAAAATCGCTCCAATCTTCTACAACACAATGGAAGACTCAGGTGCACTACCGATTGAATTAGACGTTCAAAAAATGGAAATGGGCGATGTAATCGACATTTACCCATATGAAGGCGTTGTTAAACGCTCTGGTACTGACGAAGTTATCTCTACTTTTGAGCTATCAAAAGTATTGTTAGATGAAGTTCGTGCTGGTGGTCGTATCCCTCTAATCATCGGCCGCGGTCTAACAACACGTGCTCGTGAAGTATTAGGTCTTGAAGCGACAGATATTTTTGCATTACCAACTGATACAGCGGAATCAACAAAAGGTTACACGCTAGCTCAAAAAATGGTTGGTAAAGCTTGTGGTGTTGAAGGTGTTCGCGCAGGTCAGTACTGTGAGCCTAAGATGACTACGGTTGGTTCACAGGATACAACAGGTCCTATGACTCGTGACGAACTTAAAGATCTTGCATGTCTTGGTTTCCAAGCTGATTTAACAATGCAGTCTTTCTGTCACACATCTGCTTATCCTAAGCCAGTTGATGTTAACACGCATCATACATTACCAGACTTCATCATGAACCGTGGCGGTGTATCACTTCGTCCAGGTGACGGTGTTATTCACTCATGGTTAAACCGTATGTTGTTACCAGACACAGTTGGTACTGGTGGTGATTCACATACTCGTTTCCCTCTTGGTATTTCTTTCCCTGCCGGTTCTGGTCTAGTGGCATTTGCTGCAGCAACAGGTGTTATGCCTCTTGATATGCCTGAATCAGTATTGGTTCGTTTTAAAGGTGAAATGCAACCGGGCATCACGTTACGTGACCTTGTTCATGCAATCCCTTACTACGGAATCAAAGAAGGTCTACTTACTGTTGCTAAAGCAGGTAAAGTAAACGAATTCTCTGGCCGTGTTCTTGAAATCGAAGGCCTTAAAGGCTTAACAGTTGAGCAAGCATTCGAATTATCTGATGCTTCTGCAGAACGTTCTGCTGCTGGTTGTTCAATCAAGATGGACGAAGAAGCGGTTGCTGAGTACTTAAACTCTAACATCGTTATGCTTAAGTGGATGATCTCTGAGGGTTACGGTGATGTACGTACTATTGAGCGTCGTATCAACGCAATGCAAGAGTGGTTAGACAACCCGTCATTGATGGAAGCGGACGCTGATGCAGAATACGCACACGTGCTAGAAATCGATCTTAACGATATTAAAGAGCCTATTGTTTGTTGTCCAAATGACCCAGATGACGCGAAACTGTTATCTGACGTTGCGGGCACTAGCATTGATGAAGTATTCATTGGTTCTTGTATGACTAACATTGGCCACTTCCGTGCTGCTGGTAAATTAATGGCGAACTTTGGCGGTGTATTACCAACTCGTACTTGGGTTGCTCCACCAACGAAGATGGACCGTGACCAGTTAACAGAAGAAGGTTACTACTTCACATATGGTAAAGCTGGGGTTCGTATCGAAACTCCTGGTTGTTCACTATGTATGGGTAACCAAGCGCGTGTTGCAGATGGTGCTACAGTACTTTCTACTTCTACTCGTAACTTCCCGAACCGTCTTGGTACAGGTGCAAATGTATACCTAACGTCTGCTGAACTAGCAGCGGCTGGCGCAATCATGGGCAAAATCCCAACAGTTGCAGAGTACATGGAATACGCGAAGCACATAGATACGACGGCTGCGGATACATACCGTTACCTGAACTTCCATAAGATGACGCAATACACGGATAAAGCTGAAAAAGTTATTATTCAAAAAGCGGTTTAATTGTTACTTAACAGTTAATTAGCTAGCAAACGTAAGTAAAGTTTGCGCATAATAAAAGGCACACATTGTTGTGCCTTTTTTGATCTTTGTATTTATTAAATTGTAATTGGAGCAAATCTATGCGAGACAACATCGTCCGATTTTTATCAAGTATTGTTGTATCTATGATAGCCATATTGCTTTGTTTTGGGCTTTTAGACTTAATCTGGTTTAGCGTGATATCGGGGGATTGGTATCAGCAAGAAATGCAGAAATTAATGAGAGCAGACTTTATTGTATGGCCATGGTTAGTGTTTTATTTTTTATATGGCGGTGTGACCTTCGTATTAGCTGTTGTCGCCAATAGAGATAAACCTATTTATTACGCTGGCATTGATGGCGCACTATTGGGCTTGGCCAGCTACGGCGCATATAATTTAACAAACTATAGCATTATTGAAGGTTTCTCTTTATTTATCATGATGATCGACTGGTCTTGGGGAATATTTTTGACAAGTGTCAGTGCGATGGCCGGATGGGTTGGATTTCAAAAAATGAGAACGGATTTATTATAAAAAAGTTGATACTTTTAGTAGCTTGCCTCGTACTAACGCTTATAGCAGATTCGATGAGCGACAGCCGTCTATAAATAAATGAATAATCGAGGCAGAAAATATAGTGAAAAAACTACTTACCGTAATAGCGATGGCATTTTTAGCAGGATGCTCCATTGTGGGTGAAGCCGGAGTTGAATCAGCGCCATATGATTTAATAAAAACAGATATTGACTCCAAAACTGAAACTCAGCTTGAAATCCGTGAATATAAATCAATGGTTTTGGTCTCAACAAGTATGGATGATGGTGGAAGAAATAGCGCCTTTCGACGCTTATTTAACTATATCGCTGGCGACAATAAAGGACAAAAAGAAATTGCGATGACCGCACCTGTTTACATGGGTAATGACGCATCAGAAAATGCCTCCGGTATTAAAGAGCAGGGGACAAAAATTGCGATGACGGCCCCTGTATTTATGAACAACGATGCGGTTAAAAACTTACAAGGCAACGCAATGTCCTTTGTAATGCCAGCCGACTTTACTTATGCAACTACTCCTACACCTAACAATAGCAAGGTGATTGTATCTGAAGTTAAGAACTATAAAGTAGCCGCAATTACTTTTAGCTGGACGTTAAGTGATAGTAATGTAGAGAAACATACTAAAATATTACTGGATTGGTTGAAGAAAACGGACTACACCGTTGTAGGAAAGCCTTACACGGCGGCTTACAATGGGCCAATGACGCTGCCTATGTACCGTAAAAATGAAATCCTAGTACCAATTAAATAGTGTAATTGCGACAACAAATATAGTTTTTAGTTGTATTGAATCCGTACAACAGTCGCAATCTAAGCCTGAAATAACTCGATCTCAGGCTTTTATCATTTAAATATAATGACAGTGTTTTAATCTCTCCTATGCTTTGTGTTAAACTCGCGCGTATTCAAGCCCTGAGACTAATTGTAAGTAGAATCAAAGATCATGTTAGATAACGTTAGAATAGTACTAGTAAACACCTCTCACACCGGCAACATCGGTTCTGTGGCTCGAGCCATGAAAACGATGGGGTTGTCTGATTTAGTATTAGTTGATCCTGTAAAAGAGCCAGATAGTCATGCCTCAGCGCTTGCTGCCGGTGCTACCGACGTTTTAGGTAACGCTAGGATTGTTTCTGAACTTAAAGATGCTATTTCTGATTGTGGCTTAGCCATCGCGACTAGCGCTCGTTCAAGAACACTATCTTGGCCTATGCTTGAACCAAGAGAGTGTGGCAAAAAAGTCGTAGTCGAAGGAAAACAACATAAAGTTGCACTGGTATTTGGTCGCGAAAACTCTGGTTTAACCAATGAAGAGCTTCAACAATGTCAGTTCCATGTGCATATCCCAGCTAATCCAGATTATAGCTCATTAAACTTAGCCATGGCTGTACAGACCATTAGTTATGAAGTTCGCATGAACTTTCTTGAAGAACAACAAAGTCAATTTGAACCACTCGATGTTGAATACCCTAACAGTGAACAACTAGAAGGCTTTTATTCTCACTTAGAGGAAGCGTTAACAAAAACTGGGTTTATAGTGAAACAGCATCCTGGCCAAGTAATGACAAAGCTGCGTCGCTTATTCAATCGTGCAAGACCTGAATCTCATGAGCTAAATATACTTCGAGGCATCATGACGTCTATTACAAAAAACAAAGACTAAAATCTAACATACAGAGAAAGCCATGTTTGAGCGAATAAAAGAAGATATCAAAAGTGTGTATAGCCGAGATCCAGCGGCGCGTAGCAATATGGAGATTCTTTTTAATTATCCTGGCTTACACGCTATTTGGATGCAAAGAGTCAGCCATCGATTATGGCTCGCCAATTGGAAATGGTTAGCAAGGTTTATCTCCACAATTGCTCGATGGATTACGGGTGTTGAGATACATCCAGGCGCTACAATTGGTCGACGCTTTTTTATCGATCATGGCATGGGCGTTGTCATTGGTGAAACGGCAGAAATAGGCGATGACGTTACGGTATACCATGGCGTTACTTTAGGCGGAACAAGTTGGAATGGTGGTAAACGCCATCCTACTTTAAAAGACGGTGTTGTTGTTGGTGCTGGCGCAAAAATACTAGGTCCAATTGTTATCAATAAAAATGCGCGAGTTGGCTCAAATTCAGTTGTAGTTAAAGAAGTACCAGAAGGTGCAACGGTTGTTGGCATACCTGGCAGACTTGTTACCAAAGCCGCGCCTGAGAAACATGATAAGCGCAGTAAAATAGCCGAAAAATACGGATTTGACGCCTATGCCGTTTCTCCAGACAATCCAGATCCGGTCGCAAGTGCTATTGGCCGTATGGTTGATCATATTTCAATAATGGACGAAAAAATTGCTTCGTTGTGTACGGAAGTATGCAAAATGGGTGGCGATGTGTGTGATAAAGCATTACCAGAAATTGATCTTGAAGACGATTTTAAAGAGGCGGAACAAACCGCAGCTAAACAGCGCGAAGCTGGCATGGCAGGATTTGATCCCGCAATTTAATATCAACACAATCTATCACTGAACTAAATACAATAAATTATTGGCAATATATCGGGACACACTTAGGCCTTTTATTCCAATATTTAAATTGAAATTAGTTAATAACCTACTAAAATAGTCAGGTATTAATACTTGACTAATTTACTCAGGTTTGTAAAATGCGCAGCCAAGTAAATCAGGCTGTAGCGCGTTTTTAAGCAGGCTAATTAAGGATTCTAAATGAAACTATCTTCAAAAGGTCGATATGCGGTTACCGCAATGTTAGATGTTGCTTTGCATGCGTCTAATGGTCCTGTGCCTTTAATGGATATTTCTGAGCGCCAAGGGATTTCCCTGTCGTATTTAGAACAACTATTTGCCAAGCTTCGTAAAAGCCAACTTGTAAATAGTGTTAGAGGTCCAGGTGGTGGATATTTCTTAGGCAGAGAAGCCGCGGATATCTCTATTAACGAAGTAATAGCAGCTGTTGATGAAAGCGTGGATGCAACTAAATGTGCAGGCCAAGCAAATTGCCAAGGTGGCTCTCGCTGCTTAACTCACAAGTTGTGGGAAAACCTAAGTGATCGAATCGAAAGTTTTTTAAGTAACATCACCCTTGGTGAGTTAGTTGACCAAAAAGATGTTAAGCGCATTGCCGAGCGTCAGGATTCGAAAAACACCTCAATTCGCTTTGTCGCGGATAGTCTATAAATTTTTTAACTATTGTAAGCAAACAATAGAGTGCGGAGAAATTAATGAAGTTACCTATTTATCTAGATTATGCAGCAACAACGCCAGTAGATCCGCGTGTTGCAGAGCAAATGATGAACTGTCTTACAATGGATGGTACGTTTGGAAATCCAGCATCTCGTTCTCACCGCTATGGTTGGCAAGCAGAAGAATTGGTTGATATCGCACGTAACAACGTGGCTGAATTAGTTAATGCAGACCCAAGAGAAATCGTTTTTACTTCGGGTGCAACAGAATCAAATAACTTAGCAATAAAAGGCGCCGCGAACTTTTATTCTAAAAAAGGTAAGCACGTAATTACTGCTAAGACAGAGCATAAAGCCGTATTAGACACGTGTCGTGAGCTAGAGCGTCAAGGTTTCGAAGTTACCTACTTAGACGTTTTACCAAACGGTCTTATCGACTTAGACCTGCTTGAAAAAACAATGCGTGATGACACAGTGTTAGTTAGCATCATGCATATCAATAATGAAATTGGTGTTAAGCAAGATATTGCAAAAATTGGCGAAATGTGTCGCGAACGTAAAATCATCTTTCATGTTGATGCAGCACAAAGCGCAGGCAAAGTTGCAATTGATTTAGCAGAATTGAAAGTAGACTTAATGTCATTTTCAGCACATAAAATGTACGGTCCGAAAGGTATTGGTGCCTTATACGTGCGTCGTAAACCTCGTATTCGTTTAGAGGCGCAAATGCACGGTGGTGGTCATGAACGTGGTTTCCGTTCAGGTACACTAGCCGTTCACCAAATTGTTGGCATGGGCGAAGCCGCTCGTGTTGCAAAAGAAGACATGGAAAAAGATACGAAACACATCATCGAATTACGTGATCGTCTTTGGAATGGTATCAAGCATATTGAAGAGACTTATATTAACGGCGACATGGATCAACGTTACCCAGGTATCTTTAATGTGAGCTTTAACTTTGTTGAAGGTGAAAGCTTGATCATGGCGCTAAAAGATATGGCCGTTTCTTCAGGTTCAGCATGTACATCAGCAAGTTTAGAACCTTCATACGTACTAAGAGCACTTGGTTTATCTGATGAATTAGCGCATAGCTCAATTCGTTTTAGTATCGGACGTTTCACAACAGAAGAAGATATTGACCACGTTATTGGTCAGGTAAATAACTCTATTGATAAGTTACGCGAAATGTCACCGCTTTGGGAAATGTTTAAAGACGGTGTTGATTTATCAAAAATTGAATGGGCAGCGCACTAGTCGCTCATTGAACTAAGAATACCAACATGGCGTTGGTTTTAAATTCAGCGCCAACTTGAACAAAATTAAACTGCATCTAGCAGTGTAGGAGCTAAAAATGGCTTATAGCGAAAAAGTAATCGACCATTATGAAAACCCACGTAACGTAGGTTCGTTTGATAAGAATGATCCAAGCATAGCAACAGGTATGGTTGGCGCACCAGCATGTGGTGACGTAATGAAGTTACAACTTAAAATCGACAGCAACGGTATTATCGAAGACGCTAAGTTCAAAACATACGGTTGTGGCTCTGCAATTGCTTCATCTTCACTTGTTACTGAGTGGGTTAAAGGCAAATCAATTGAACAAGCTCAAGCACTTAGCAATACTGAGATTGCAGAAGAGTTAGCATTACCGCCAGTTAAAATTCACTGTTCTATTTTAGCGGAAGATGCAATCAAAGCAGCAATCGAAGACTACAAGTCAAAGCGTGGCGAGTAATTTCGTCACAATAATTGTAGTAGTTTGTATTTTTTGATTTAAAAGAGTTGGGATAGTAGTAATGGCAATCAGTTTAACGGATGCAGCAGCAGACCGGGTAAGAACCTTTTTAGCGAATCGTGGTAAAGGCTTAGGCTTGCGCTTAGGCGTTAAAACAACAGGCTGCTCTGGTTTAGCGTATGTACTTGAGTTTGTAGATGAGTTGCAAGAAGGCGATGAAGTCTTTGAACACAATGACGTTAAAGTGATTGTTGATGCGAAAAGTTTAGTTTATTTAGATGGTACACAATTAGATTTCGTAAAAAATGGCCTAAACGAAGGTTTCGAATTTACTAATCCTAATCAAAAAGATGAATGTGGTTGTGGTGAGAGCTTTACTGTCTGAACCCCACCCGATCTGAATTATTAAGGCCATCACGTAAAGTATGGCCTTCTTTGTTTCTAAATACGACGATAAAAGGTATACCATGCGGTATTTTGAATTGTTTGATTTGCCTGTCCAATTTGACGTAGATCTTGTGTTACTTCAAGATCGTTTTCGTGCGATTCAAAAACAAGTGCACCCAGATAAATTTGCAAATGGTAGCGACCAACAAAAGCTAATGGCGGTTCAACAAGCTTCAGAAGTTAATGATGCTTACGAAACGTTGAAGCACCCACTAT from Psychrosphaera aestuarii encodes:
- the acnB gene encoding bifunctional aconitate hydratase 2/2-methylisocitrate dehydratase — its product is MLQEYRKHVEERAAEGIVPKPLDAAQVADLVELIKNPPAGEEEFILDLLSNRVPPGVDDAAYVKAGFLAAVAKGEASSPILSADKATELLGTMLGGYNIQPMIDLLDDAKLAETAATGLKKTLLMFDAFFDVKDKADAGNETAKSVLESWANAEWFLNKPKVAEKITVKVFKVTGETNTDDLSPAPDAWSRPDIPLHATAMLKMEREGINPDQPGTIGPIEQIKQLQEDGIPLAYVGDVVGTGSSRKSATNSVLWFMGDDIPHVPNKRAGGVCLGGKIAPIFYNTMEDSGALPIELDVQKMEMGDVIDIYPYEGVVKRSGTDEVISTFELSKVLLDEVRAGGRIPLIIGRGLTTRAREVLGLEATDIFALPTDTAESTKGYTLAQKMVGKACGVEGVRAGQYCEPKMTTVGSQDTTGPMTRDELKDLACLGFQADLTMQSFCHTSAYPKPVDVNTHHTLPDFIMNRGGVSLRPGDGVIHSWLNRMLLPDTVGTGGDSHTRFPLGISFPAGSGLVAFAAATGVMPLDMPESVLVRFKGEMQPGITLRDLVHAIPYYGIKEGLLTVAKAGKVNEFSGRVLEIEGLKGLTVEQAFELSDASAERSAAGCSIKMDEEAVAEYLNSNIVMLKWMISEGYGDVRTIERRINAMQEWLDNPSLMEADADAEYAHVLEIDLNDIKEPIVCCPNDPDDAKLLSDVAGTSIDEVFIGSCMTNIGHFRAAGKLMANFGGVLPTRTWVAPPTKMDRDQLTEEGYYFTYGKAGVRIETPGCSLCMGNQARVADGATVLSTSTRNFPNRLGTGANVYLTSAELAAAGAIMGKIPTVAEYMEYAKHIDTTAADTYRYLNFHKMTQYTDKAEKVIIQKAV
- a CDS encoding DUF2177 family protein encodes the protein MRDNIVRFLSSIVVSMIAILLCFGLLDLIWFSVISGDWYQQEMQKLMRADFIVWPWLVFYFLYGGVTFVLAVVANRDKPIYYAGIDGALLGLASYGAYNLTNYSIIEGFSLFIMMIDWSWGIFLTSVSAMAGWVGFQKMRTDLL
- a CDS encoding SOUL family heme-binding protein — encoded protein: MKKLLTVIAMAFLAGCSIVGEAGVESAPYDLIKTDIDSKTETQLEIREYKSMVLVSTSMDDGGRNSAFRRLFNYIAGDNKGQKEIAMTAPVYMGNDASENASGIKEQGTKIAMTAPVFMNNDAVKNLQGNAMSFVMPADFTYATTPTPNNSKVIVSEVKNYKVAAITFSWTLSDSNVEKHTKILLDWLKKTDYTVVGKPYTAAYNGPMTLPMYRKNEILVPIK
- the trmJ gene encoding tRNA (cytosine(32)/uridine(32)-2'-O)-methyltransferase TrmJ; its protein translation is MMLDNVRIVLVNTSHTGNIGSVARAMKTMGLSDLVLVDPVKEPDSHASALAAGATDVLGNARIVSELKDAISDCGLAIATSARSRTLSWPMLEPRECGKKVVVEGKQHKVALVFGRENSGLTNEELQQCQFHVHIPANPDYSSLNLAMAVQTISYEVRMNFLEEQQSQFEPLDVEYPNSEQLEGFYSHLEEALTKTGFIVKQHPGQVMTKLRRLFNRARPESHELNILRGIMTSITKNKD
- the cysE gene encoding serine O-acetyltransferase encodes the protein MFERIKEDIKSVYSRDPAARSNMEILFNYPGLHAIWMQRVSHRLWLANWKWLARFISTIARWITGVEIHPGATIGRRFFIDHGMGVVIGETAEIGDDVTVYHGVTLGGTSWNGGKRHPTLKDGVVVGAGAKILGPIVINKNARVGSNSVVVKEVPEGATVVGIPGRLVTKAAPEKHDKRSKIAEKYGFDAYAVSPDNPDPVASAIGRMVDHISIMDEKIASLCTEVCKMGGDVCDKALPEIDLEDDFKEAEQTAAKQREAGMAGFDPAI
- the iscR gene encoding Fe-S cluster assembly transcriptional regulator IscR; the protein is MKLSSKGRYAVTAMLDVALHASNGPVPLMDISERQGISLSYLEQLFAKLRKSQLVNSVRGPGGGYFLGREAADISINEVIAAVDESVDATKCAGQANCQGGSRCLTHKLWENLSDRIESFLSNITLGELVDQKDVKRIAERQDSKNTSIRFVADSL
- a CDS encoding IscS subfamily cysteine desulfurase, with the translated sequence MKLPIYLDYAATTPVDPRVAEQMMNCLTMDGTFGNPASRSHRYGWQAEELVDIARNNVAELVNADPREIVFTSGATESNNLAIKGAANFYSKKGKHVITAKTEHKAVLDTCRELERQGFEVTYLDVLPNGLIDLDLLEKTMRDDTVLVSIMHINNEIGVKQDIAKIGEMCRERKIIFHVDAAQSAGKVAIDLAELKVDLMSFSAHKMYGPKGIGALYVRRKPRIRLEAQMHGGGHERGFRSGTLAVHQIVGMGEAARVAKEDMEKDTKHIIELRDRLWNGIKHIEETYINGDMDQRYPGIFNVSFNFVEGESLIMALKDMAVSSGSACTSASLEPSYVLRALGLSDELAHSSIRFSIGRFTTEEDIDHVIGQVNNSIDKLREMSPLWEMFKDGVDLSKIEWAAH
- the iscU gene encoding Fe-S cluster assembly scaffold IscU yields the protein MAYSEKVIDHYENPRNVGSFDKNDPSIATGMVGAPACGDVMKLQLKIDSNGIIEDAKFKTYGCGSAIASSSLVTEWVKGKSIEQAQALSNTEIAEELALPPVKIHCSILAEDAIKAAIEDYKSKRGE
- the iscA gene encoding iron-sulfur cluster assembly protein IscA gives rise to the protein MAISLTDAAADRVRTFLANRGKGLGLRLGVKTTGCSGLAYVLEFVDELQEGDEVFEHNDVKVIVDAKSLVYLDGTQLDFVKNGLNEGFEFTNPNQKDECGCGESFTV